The genomic interval CCTGTATCCTGAGGATCATGAATCCACTATAAAATCCCTTGAAAACCTTGTTGCTGCATTCAACCATTTTTTCACAAGCCATGGAGATCTGCGGCTGACTGTTGAAAAAGACCGTCTTCTTTGCAAGTCTGAAATCATCTATAAAGTTTCACAGGAGGCCCCCTCTGAAGACATCCTCACCCTGCTTTATCGTGACGGAATCAAATGGATTGAGTTTCAAGAGGGCCTCTCCCTCGAGGGAATCGCCTCCTTATTTAAAATAGCTAATAAATACAAATTGTTCGCAGAGGAAACCGAGGGAGATATCGTCACTGCTCTGATGGATGAAGAACTTGAATATATAGATTTCAAGGCGGTGGATATTTTCTGGCAGGACTTGCTGTTAATGAATTTTTCCCAGCTCCCCCCCCCCGCGCCTCAGCCGGAAGAAATCGCTGATCAAAATAAAACGGACCAGTCCCAGCAACCGGCAGAATCGGACGGCGAGGTAACTTATGCCAAAAGTATTGCCGACCCATCGATCAGTGCTGTCCAACTGGAGCTGTCCAATACCGATTACAAAATACTTCAGCAAATGGTTAAGGAAGAAGAAAGCTGGAATTTTACAGATGACCTCTTTGAATTATTGCTGATCATTCTTAGAAACCAGACCGAACAGGAAAAATTTACCGCGGTTCTGGGGTTCATCTCGGAAGTGGCTGTTGAGACCATTGAGCTGGAAAAGTTTGATCTGCTGGTCAAATTATTCCAGTCGCTGTACCAGCTTCTCCCCCCGGAAACATCAACTGAACAGGATTGGAAGAGCCCCCTCATCGGCCGTTTTTTTCATGATTTGTCCAGGCCTGAAATTTTTAAAATCATCGGCAAAAAGCTCCTGCATCTGCAAAAGATTAAACTTAAACAGTTAGAGGCTCTTGAACAGGCACTTCTTTATTTTTCCCCGGAGGTTATCCCTTTTCTGGTGCCGGTCATCATGCAGAGAAGTTCGCTCAAGATACAACAGTTGCTTTCGAGAGTGATAGTGCGCCTGAGTCGGCGTGACATTGGGCCTCTTGAAAAAATAGCGGAACAGCGTGGCCCGGAGATGGGGGACAAGCTTCTGGCCATACTGAATTGCCTGCAGGGAGACCGGGTCAATGAAATTCTTTTCAACATGTGTAGACACACCTCTATCAAGGTGCGCAGGAAAGCGATCAATGAGCTGGTTGAAAGGGACCCCAAATACGCACAAAAATTGTTTTCACTCATTGATGATCCCAGCAAAGAGATACGCGCCTGTATCCTGGCAGCTTTTGCAAAACATAAAACCAGTGTGCTGGAAAACTTGCTGCTGAACTACTTGCGAGAAAATCTCGCTCAAAAGGATCCCGCTCACATCCTTGCCTGTTATAAGGCGCTTGGCCGCTGCGGTTCAAACACGGCTGTCCCGTTCCTGAGCAGAATACTCCTGAGCCGGAGATGGAACAGTTTTATGGGTTCAGGGAAACCTGTTTTCCGTGAGGGAGCAGCCATTGCCCTGAAATTGCTCGATACTCCGGAAACAAAGAATGTTCTCCAGACAGCTTCAGAAAGCAGATTCAAGGTGATCAGGAAAGCTTTTGATAGAACAAAGACCATAAGTGTTCCCTCTATGGAAAACACCAATGACTGACGCTGCAAAATACAGATCCCATTCCCAGTTTGAAGAATTCCTGATAAACTTCTACAGCCTGACCCAGAATGCAAGAATTCACAGTGATAACCATACGCTGGTTATACAAGGAACTGAGAAATTCTCCGAATCCATATCCAACTGCATGGAGAATGAATCATTGACGCTCAAAATCTCCAATGACCAGCTGTTTATTGATGATGAAAAGCTCCCCTACAGCAGAAACACAAAGAGTCTTTTTGATAACATTATACGATATTTCGATACCCGCGGACTGGAAGGCGTGCGTTTCCTCGAAGCTGTCAAGCAGGTCTCTGCGGAGGAGATTCTGGCTTTCCTACGCCTGCTGGAACAGTCCAGGCAAAAGCCGGAACCTCTCACCTGGCTCATAGACCGCCTCGCTGAACTAAATATAGAATGGGTTGAACTGGTCAAGAAATCGGAAAAACCACAGGCTGACCAGGAAACCTCTTACAAAGACAAGGCGGAACGGTGGGAAAGGGCCAGAAAAGACTACACTTACGCCAAGGCCTCTCTCGATGAAGTCGCCCAGAAGATTAAAGACAAGAAGCGTGTGGTCGGTATAGGGAAAACTGTCCGGGTCGTCCAAGACATGGTGACAAATCTTATCGAGGATGACGAAGTTTATGCTGCCATCAGCACACTCCGGGTATTTGACGACTACACCTTCACACATTCGGTGAATGTTGCCATGCTATCCATGTGCCTTGGCAGGCGTATCAACCTCTCACGTCGCACTCTGGCAAGTCTTGGCATTTGTGCCCTTTTTCATGACCTTGGAAAACTTGAGATTCCCAACGAAGTTCTGTACAAAAAGGATAAGCTGGATGACAGTGAGTTAAAATTGATTGAGGAGCATTCATTGAACAGCGCCAGACTGTTGTTAAAACTCAAGGCCTCCCCCGACAGCAAAGCCAGAATCCTGGTGCCGCTTTTTGAGCACCATCTGAAATATGACCTGTCCGGCTATCCCCGGGCCGACTGGAAAAAACCGTTAACCCTTTTTGGAAAGATTATTTCCATTGCAGATAAATATGATACTTTAACATCATCGCGGGCCTACAGGAAATCTCTGCTAAGTCCGGACCGCGCCCTGGGCTACATGCTGGATCATGCCGGCAAAGACTTTGATCCCATCCTCATCAAGGTTTTCATCAATATTCTTGGAGTATACCCGGTCGGCACCCTGTTAAGGCTTGACACTGACGACCTGGCCTTGGTTGTCAGTTCTCCCAGCAGGAATTTTTCCAAAAGGCCATTAGTCTGTACCTTGGAAAAAGAGGGGGAAGGCAGTTATAAAAAAAGGGAAATAATTAACCTGGACGAACGCGACACCGAAACAGGCAACTACGTAAGGGAAATTATCGAAACCTATCACCCTGCAACTTTCGGGATCCAACCTGTACAGCATATGTTTTCCAGTAATTGATTGGGTGCGGGATATAAAACTTGGACCTGGGACTAAAGCATCCTCTCCCCCACGTTTTATTACGCATAAAGATCCTTGTCTATTTTCCATCTCCCCCTGAAATGATGTGGAGCTGCAGAAGAGACTCCATGACTGTTTCCTTCATCTGTCTTATGTTGTACTTGATTGATTCTTCATATAGATTGCTGTCTATTTTCCATCTTTCCCTAAAATGATAGAGAGCTGCGGAAGAAACCCCTCCCAGTTCACCGGCCATCCGTTTACGTGCTACCAAGCGATAGAACTCCTCTGTTTTCCTGAAAAGCTCCAGGGGGGACTCAAACCCTTCCGTCCCGGCCTCCTGGAACTCAAGGAAAAGCAGCGGCAATTTTTCCTGGTA from Desulfobacterales bacterium carries:
- a CDS encoding HD domain-containing protein — its product is MTDAAKYRSHSQFEEFLINFYSLTQNARIHSDNHTLVIQGTEKFSESISNCMENESLTLKISNDQLFIDDEKLPYSRNTKSLFDNIIRYFDTRGLEGVRFLEAVKQVSAEEILAFLRLLEQSRQKPEPLTWLIDRLAELNIEWVELVKKSEKPQADQETSYKDKAERWERARKDYTYAKASLDEVAQKIKDKKRVVGIGKTVRVVQDMVTNLIEDDEVYAAISTLRVFDDYTFTHSVNVAMLSMCLGRRINLSRRTLASLGICALFHDLGKLEIPNEVLYKKDKLDDSELKLIEEHSLNSARLLLKLKASPDSKARILVPLFEHHLKYDLSGYPRADWKKPLTLFGKIISIADKYDTLTSSRAYRKSLLSPDRALGYMLDHAGKDFDPILIKVFINILGVYPVGTLLRLDTDDLALVVSSPSRNFSKRPLVCTLEKEGEGSYKKREIINLDERDTETGNYVREIIETYHPATFGIQPVQHMFSSN
- a CDS encoding HEAT repeat domain-containing protein, with the protein product MNTKEQHEIPAPKSLSGKELQDARQVINIFILAWKNYGLYPEDHESTIKSLENLVAAFNHFFTSHGDLRLTVEKDRLLCKSEIIYKVSQEAPSEDILTLLYRDGIKWIEFQEGLSLEGIASLFKIANKYKLFAEETEGDIVTALMDEELEYIDFKAVDIFWQDLLLMNFSQLPPPAPQPEEIADQNKTDQSQQPAESDGEVTYAKSIADPSISAVQLELSNTDYKILQQMVKEEESWNFTDDLFELLLIILRNQTEQEKFTAVLGFISEVAVETIELEKFDLLVKLFQSLYQLLPPETSTEQDWKSPLIGRFFHDLSRPEIFKIIGKKLLHLQKIKLKQLEALEQALLYFSPEVIPFLVPVIMQRSSLKIQQLLSRVIVRLSRRDIGPLEKIAEQRGPEMGDKLLAILNCLQGDRVNEILFNMCRHTSIKVRRKAINELVERDPKYAQKLFSLIDDPSKEIRACILAAFAKHKTSVLENLLLNYLRENLAQKDPAHILACYKALGRCGSNTAVPFLSRILLSRRWNSFMGSGKPVFREGAAIALKLLDTPETKNVLQTASESRFKVIRKAFDRTKTISVPSMENTND